The genomic region CACCATTCCAGTGAACCTGGCCTTCGGGCTGGCCTTTGCCTGGTGCGTCACTCACTACCGCTTTCGAGGCCGGCGGCTGATGCTGGCGCTGATCGACATTCCCTACGCCACCTCGCCGGTGGTGGCGGGTCTGTGCTACCTGCTGCTGTATGGGGCCGAGTCGGTGGTGGGTCAGTGGTTTTCCGACCGCGACATCCAGCTGATGTTTGCCTGGCCAGGCATCATCATGGTCACCATTTTCGTGACCTCGCCCTACGTGGCGCGGCTGCTCATTCCGCTGATGCAGACGCAGGGCAACGAGGAGGAACAGGCAGCGCTGCTGCTGGGCGCCAGCGGCTGGCAGATCTTCCGGAAGGTGAGCCTGCCCCGCATCCGCTGGGCCCTGCTGTACGGGGTGATGATCACGAATGCCCGTGCCGTTGGCGAGTTTGGCGCGGTGTCGGTGGTCTCGGGGGCGACCCTGAACCAGACGATGACGCTGCCGCTGCTGGTCGAGCAGCTCAACAACGACTACAAGACAGCCGCGGCCTTCACGGCCGCCGCCATCCTGGCGCTGATGGCCGTTCTCACGCTGATCCTCAAGAGCTGGCTGGAACGCCGGGTACAGGTCCGCCAGGGCGCCCGACGGGCGTGACCATCCCGCATCGCAGGCCCCAGATTCTCCGCCAGGCAGGGGGTACGAGCGTTAAACTCTCCGTCCCTGAAACCTGGACGCCCCCTTCCTCGGAGCTTCTCTTACATGGAACTGGATTTCACCTCTCCCGCGTTCTGGCTGGCTGTTGGCCAGATCGTGCTCATCGACATCCTGCTGGGCGGCGACAACGCGGTGGTCATCGCCCTGGCCGTGCGCAAGCTCGACCCCTCCAAGCGGCGTCAGGGCATCGTCTGGGGGACGATCGGCGCCATTGCGCTGCGCATCCTGCTGATTGTCTTTGCGCTGTCACTGCTGTCGGTCCCCTACCTGAAGGTGGTGGGCGCGCTGCTGCTGCTGTGGATCGGCGTGAAGCTGCTGCTGCCCGAAGAAGAGGACGCACACGGCAACATCGCCAGTTCGGACAAGCTGTGGGTGGCGGTGCGCACCGTCATCGTTGCTGACCTGGTGATGAGCATCGACAACGTGATTGCCATTGCCGGTGCTGCGCAGAGCG from Lautropia mirabilis harbors:
- a CDS encoding sulfate ABC transporter permease, whose translation is MDKRTNGPRRSPANGVQRLLLVLALLAAGLLLVLPLTMIFAQVAAGGWALLIENLSADYLHHAFGLTLLATLVTIPVNLAFGLAFAWCVTHYRFRGRRLMLALIDIPYATSPVVAGLCYLLLYGAESVVGQWFSDRDIQLMFAWPGIIMVTIFVTSPYVARLLIPLMQTQGNEEEQAALLLGASGWQIFRKVSLPRIRWALLYGVMITNARAVGEFGAVSVVSGATLNQTMTLPLLVEQLNNDYKTAAAFTAAAILALMAVLTLILKSWLERRVQVRQGARRA
- a CDS encoding TerC family protein — translated: MELDFTSPAFWLAVGQIVLIDILLGGDNAVVIALAVRKLDPSKRRQGIVWGTIGAIALRILLIVFALSLLSVPYLKVVGALLLLWIGVKLLLPEEEDAHGNIASSDKLWVAVRTVIVADLVMSIDNVIAIAGAAQSVGGHHEIPLVIFGLLVSVPIIIWGSQMVIRLMDRFPIVITIGGMLLGWIAGGMLITDPAVADHVSAWQPQIKYIAEVGGALLVLLIGTLSARRQKSKGA